The stretch of DNA GAACAACCAAATTCCAGCTGAAACAGTATCTTAGGAAACTAATGCTGTTTGGGAGTCATCAAAGGAAGGACATTACTTACAAAAAGTTTTATGCAACATCATCTAACAATAATGTGAAAGTTGTTTTCAAGATGGTTAACTTTCAGTAGTTCTTCTCCACAGATTTCATCTAAGGAACAAACTTTACAGCTACTTCAACTTATCTAGAGTGATCCTTACTATTACACAACATACAATAGGCTCGATACATGCAAAAAACACAAACAAGGTCTAAACTTGGCCAGGGTTGATAGAATTGGTTCTGAGTCCAGGCGTATAATAGGAAGCAGTAGACGATTCTTTTAGTTGTTCAAGACAAAGGATAGTGCATTACACATATCCTAATTAAGACCAACTTGTCGGTCTCCTGTAGTGGCCCAAGGAAGGGTTGGGGTAGGGGGAAGACAAAGAGGTCATTTCCCTCTTTGTTCTTATAAAGACTTACCGGAGAATCATAAAACTTAATATAAAATCTGTTGCTGTCTATTGACAGCTTTGTCTGAAGAATCTCGGCAATGGTTGAACTGAGTTTTCCATTCACACCAGGTCCAAGACCCCCAATGGAAATTAATTCACCGTACGCAGCAGGAGCTTCAGTGCCAGCAAATGCAATAGGAACTCCTCCATTCAACAAGATCATCACATACTGCCGAAAAGAACAAGTAGAGATAAGTTAGCTTAGTTTTAGCTTAGCTTTAGCAATTTTCTGTTTCATCATCTTCATTTGCTTGGGTTCACTGGTTTAGAATGGAGTTCCAAAATTCAGAATGTAACAGAAACACAGAGAATTGGTAAACCCAAGTAAAAgttctttgttttctttttctttttacccCATTTCTAAACATGTTCCCATTTAAGCACCTAAGGGTGTGGCCTTGTGGACAATGCAGCGAAAGAGAGCAAAACAATAAGGTATCAGTTCAAATTCTAGCGGAGGCAAAACACACcgggtgatttcttcccatctactTAGCCTTGATAGTAGTTACTCGGTAGTTGTACTGGTGGGAGGTAGCAAATACCTATGAAATAATCAAGTTGTGCACAAGCTGACCTAAACAccagttttatttattttttccaaCTTAACCTCCACATGACTCAAAAACCTCTGTTAATTTCACATGACCCCAATTCTGGACCTACTACTAAACCAGTCTCATTTCAATCTCACTTAACTTCGCGACTCGAATTCCTAATATACCCAGTAGAAGTGAAGATGACTTATAATTACCAGCAAAGCAATGCCCGTCTTTAGAGTAAACGAAGTTGATAAACTTTTTGTCAGGGGAATTTCATCAAGCAAGTAACAGTCAATGTAAAATATGAAAACATAACACTAACACTAATGGAAAAAATTGAGGGACTTAACTGACTCGGGTTTGCCAATGATTTTGGCAACAGCTTTAGTAGCATCTTTGAGAATATCAGAAGCTACCACTGCATCTACTGGTACATTTGTAAACAGATTCAGAGTCGGCATTCTTTTTTTGTCACCTTTTCTGAATTTCTTGTAAAGGTTCTTGTGGGGGTGTGTTGGGAAATGGGTGGTTTGTAATTAAGATTCAGTTAATAGATATTGTTGAAGATGAAAATAGGAGAGCTTCTCTCTTGTTTTTGTATTTTATCCCGTTGGGATCGTGactcttccttttttttcttgttttcatTTCTCAGTTTAAAAAAGAAGATTGAGTTGCTCCAGCGGTGATCACCCTCAACTTGTTGTGAGTTTAAGtctcccaagagcaaggtgaagagtttttggagggagaggttgtgagtttgagtctCCCCAAGAGCaatgtggggagttcttggagggagagagcTGAGAGTCTATCGAAAACAATTTCTCCATCCAAGAATAGAGGTAagatttgcgtacacactacacaCTACCTTTCACAGACCTCACCAGTgaaattatactggattgttgttattttttaaatttaaggTTTCATGCAAGGTGTAAAAGATATTTAAATTAGAGTATAGTTCTATGTACTGGCACTCTAAAAAAGATTCACCATTACATGTAATTTTTAACACATACATTAATAGGTAATCTTAAAAATAAGGGAAGCAATCCTCTATAAAAAGTCAAGAAACACTGAAAGTGTAATATACTATTATTAGGGGCGTACAGAAGAAACCGACAAACAACACCAAATCAATAATTCGAGTTaaatcagaagaaaaaaaaatcgatTATGACttagtttgatttggtttggtgttggaaaacaaatccgaccataattggattgatttggttttaactaaaaaaaaaagcCAATTGAAactaaaccaacccgacattacatgtatacaagttttaaaatattttatgcatacaattttttattgtaatgtaatcttataaatattttttaaattttttcataGTTCTATCTTGTAACGTATAATTCCAAGCTTGCACTTCAAATTTTTGAATACTCAAATATGTTTTATAGCCCATAagtgttagtaactcaaataaagcccaaagcaaaatcaaatcaataataatgctaacaaaagaaattttaTTTAATACTATGAATGataatagtgttggatatctatttttagtTTTGCATTGCTTTAGAcagtgaaaatgcataacttttttcttaattgtttagtcatataattaatatttagtacttattagtcgtaccTATTTTAGCATGACTAAGAACTTTTAGATTATGTTCATTTTCATTCTGCCTTATTAATTAGCAACATTTATTTTATGCGactttattatctttatttttgaatattttagtataatatcATCATCTCATATtgttttgtattattttcttgagtaattgatgttcggccaaaaatgcatatatttaaccattGTTGCCTCAtattctagtacttttaatcatcttttgagtattaattatattactctGTGCTTAATACTATATCTTAACTGTGTAGGAATAAAGCGGTGTGAAAATGAAGAGATCTGGAGCAGAATTGGATAAAAtatgagaaacaaaagaaaaaaaattaaaagaataaaaaaagggGACACCCTGTGGGTTTTGTCCCCCCAAGTGGAAGACAAGAAAAAGGATATATAATTCAATTGCATTTACAATGCAATTGATGAAAGTAATACAGCGAAGGAACTGAACGTGAAAACGTACTGGATTCGGCGCTAAGGCCAGCGCCTCGCGCTATTCTGGACCCTGCGTGTGCGAGTTTTCCTATTTCGTCCGGGACAATGTTATTTCAGCCCTACACAGCTTCAACTCGTATAAAACGGgttctaaacctaatttggaggagATCGAATatactttgaaggagaattcacGTGGAGGAATACAcaccacgcttggaggaggcttcgaactagtttttcttctcttctcttcctttaattcATAGTTTATTTGTTCTAGAGTTGtggggtgctacatgaacgttgtagtttgaagcttgaattgttcttattattttatcatattggtttatttattcaatcttgcgcttaattatttgattgcttgatcaccaatttaatactatctacgaatcttgGGTTTTACTCGGCtgagggaattctagattgcatataaaattgagtagagcgagatcttgaactcgagcattgggaacggatttgcggttaggataggaatatacctaatcgccttgcttggttactatacaggaattattaatatgttcttgttaattctaattccataggaatataggcgttaggttagcttgaatagacgagtagtacttcggaagaaggctacgagtaatattaaccatttcaatcaataaattagataaattaattagacaatttaagtggacaactcaacgggattgttagccaacccatagctctagaatatcgTCGCTCATTGAATTCATCTCTAATATTCGGCAActtgtttcttttaattttttagtttgctactctagattagttgtagTTAATAATCTTAAGAAATctcttgaatagattaattatcTTAGTTTAGTTTAGTTGAttgttaatcacaagtccctgtgggtacgatatctggacttacaatcctatattacttgttgaccacgtatacttgcgtgtacatttgggagcaacaagtttttggtgccgttgccggggacttagaaatcaACTATTTTACTAGATTGGATTTTTACTTTTTATCtattttagtttttaattttagtttagtatagttagtatttttttttttacatggcATCTGTGAAAGAAAAGTGGTGGGATAGTAAGTATTCTTATTTttgtgatccttgtccatattgtaaaGGACACCACTTATGGcaatattgtaaaaatattttCAGGACCGAGTTGTGTGCACTATCTCAATCCTGTACTATTTGTGGTGGTAATTGGAATAATTGTCCTAAGTGTTGGTATCCTATTCCAATCCCTTCTAATGTTGATTCTAATAATTCTTGTGAGCTTGACAGGAGTAACGAATTGGATAATGTGGAACACGATGTTCGCATTCTTGATATGCACAGGAAATTATTAGAGGAATATGGAGGTTTCCGTGAGAAAATTACAAATGGGATACAacactttatagaaggaagagtTGAACTGGGACAAGAGATCGACCAATTTGGTAGTTCTATTTGCGACTTGGAGGCTCAgttgagtgcaaaggttgatacgtgtaacgcccaacaatttaatgatgagttgtgtgaagttgAAAAAGATCTTCtaggccaaattgaggagctaaaacgagaataccaatcattagaccatgcTTTTGTTGATGATGTCGAGGTTGAGGTAGTATATATTATTGAGGATGTCAAAAATAATGCAGTTTTggagttggggcgtgttggtcctcattctaaatatttttttacattATGTTTGGATGGAGATATGGAGATCGAGCCTTTGCAGAGATGTATAGATGAAGAACAAGACCCTTACATTCTAAAATTTGCAACACCAAAAAGGCAAAACCACATTCCTCACTTAAGGGCCAAGAAATGCAAGATACGATATCTATTGCTTGGTTCCTTTATTTTCACACCACCTCCCCATGAACGTGACAGAAAAATTGATGCAGAATTGGGGGCGCAATTCATATCCTCAAAGTGGAAGGCAAAATGGTGAAAGTGATGGCGTcgtgccgcaacgttaaatcaagcgcttgttgggaggcaacccaattctatttttttatttttctttttgtttatttttttaaattgtgtttttctttttgtagtattgtttttgtgttttatagaAGTAGGAGCATGGAGTCAAAGGCAATAGGCGAGTGAAAAAGTGAGCAGGTGGTtgaaactaagtgtgaggtactcGCACGAGGGATCATACCTGGGAGAAGTATGAGTATCCCGTGAGCTGCTAatacttcggcctttggcctactagggagtctcttttaccttcttgttatttatagtgtgcattgaggacattgcataattttaagtgttgggtgaggagattgtctgggaGATTTTTTGTGCTatcttagcttagttgtagtactcgtTCTTAGTGTAGTagtttttgtttaaaaaaaaaagaaaaaaacgaaaataaataaaaaatcagaatttttggactttttccgacgatggattttgtggacagctttcttgagggattaaggtccaataaaaaaaaaatcaaaaatattttatttttgtttctagTTAGTTTTATTTAGGTAAtaatcccccttgatttttctttttgcaTCGGTTCTTTTGCAggggatgtaacttgaaccgagtaaactttttttatttttaggattaGATTTTTTTTAGGAGAAGAAAAActtttttgacttgtttgatattAGCACAGTTAGGCCTGAGCTTGAGTAATACTTTCCTCTGAGTGCTTGAGTAATGAATAAAATAGTAGACTTTCTGACACCTAAGCTCAGGGTTGTGACTCTCTATAtagcttattcttattttgttgttCGCAATGACCATGTCTGTCTTAGAGTAGAATTGATCCATCTTGATTGATACTTGTGCCATGTGTGATAAGGATTTCTTACATATATTCTATGTTTTGCatcttagtctagaacttgccctgcatGTTATTGAAGCGAAATAAAAGAGTTACTCTATTTAGAAGATGAtaataggctttctttgatatgtCTTGTGAATTTTAGCCTTTTCACATATTGTACCACTATTTAGCCCCTTGAGCCTGTAGCCTTTTGTTTGGAAGCCGTATTTTTGCCTTTATCCTTTTGTTGAATCCCTAATTTTTACACCCTGCTTCCTCGAGCATTATTGTTTAGATTGtgatattaattgataaatttgaagaaaGGGATGATTAAGTGTAAAATGGTGACCAACAATAGCTGAAAAATGATGAAAGGGCCCTCGTGAAAATAAtgtgaaaagaaaaaacaaagaatGAAAAAAATttgctttaaaaaaaatgaaacgtTCTTGATACGAGGGAAATACTTGTGAACAATTGATGAAGAGAAggctgaaaaataaaattaagatctGAAAATAATTAGTGATGAAGTCTAAAAGTGCAAAGTGCTTAGGGAAGTGTAAGTCACTAGTATTATATAGTTCTCCTACCTGTCCCTTAGCCAACATTACAACTtgttaaagtcctatttgattctaTTCTAACATACTTAATTAGTAGAGATATACATAATAGTCAAGCCTATGGTTCTTTATGCTTACATGTGAATTCGTTTGTGAGTGCGAGAGTTGTTCTTTGATGttaagtccttaaattatattcattCTTTGATTTGAGTGTATGGACTATTTATTCTTGTGAGGGCACTTGTTTCATGATAGGTGGGTGATGTTATTAGCTTTATTTGACAGAATAGGTGAGCGAGCTTAAAATTGGTGAGTTAGAGTCCCTCTATGAGGTTAGGAGGTTAGAAGTTTGTTGCTTGTTTGTGACTTGTATATCTTGTATGATGATCAGGAAGTGTATATCTGATAATTTGAGTTTCTATAGGGCCTAATTGTTAGTATCAACCGAAGTGGTAGTGTTGCTAGGCTTGATTTATTGAGAGTGATTTTAATACTTACTCAAGGACGAGCAAGCGTCTAAGTGTGAGGTGTTGATGTTCggccaaaaatgcatatatttaaccattGCAGCCTCAGattctagtacttttaatcatcttttgagtattaattatattactttgtACTTAATACTATATTTTAACTATGTAAGAATAAAGTGGTGTGAAGATGAAGAGATCTGGAACAAAATTGAATAAAATgcgagaaaaaaaagaaagaaaattaaaagaataaaaaaagggGACACTCTTTGGGTTTTGTCCCCCCAAGTGGAAGACAAGAAAAAGGATATATAATTCAATTGCATTTAGAATGCAATTGATGAAAGTAACGCAGCAAAGGAACTGAACGTGAAAACGTACTGGATTCGGCGCTAAGGCCAGCGCCTCGCGCTGGTCTGGACGCTGTGTGAGCGGGTTTTCCTACTTCGCCCGAGACAATGTTATTTCAGCCCTACACggccccaactcgtataaaactAGTTCTAAAACTGGAGGAGGCTTCACGGCCCCACAACTTTGAAGGAAAATTCACGTGGAGCAATACACACAACACTTGGAGGAGGCTTcgaactagtttttcttctcttctcttcctttaattcATAGTTTATTTGTTCTAGAGTTGtggggtgctacatgaacgttgtagtttgaagcttgaattgttcttattattttatcatattggtttatttattcaatcttgcgcttaattatttgattgcttgatcaccaattaaatactatatACGAATCTTGGGTTGAACTCGagagagggaattctagattgcatataataTTGAGTAGAGCGAGATCTTGAGCTTGAGCATCGGGAacagatttgcggttaggataggaatatacctaatcgccttgcttggttactatacagaAATTATTAGTGtgttcttgttaattctaattccataggaatataggcgttaggttagcttgaatagacgAGTAGTACTTTGGGAGAAGGCTAcaagtaatatcaaccctgtcaatcaataaactagataaattaattagacaatttaagtggacaactcaacgggattgttagtcaacccatagctctagaatatcgTCTCTCATTGAATTCATCTCTAATATTCTCCAACttgtttcttttaatttcttagtttgctactctagattagttgcggttaataatctttagaaatcacttgaatagattaattgtcttagtttaattttGTTGATAGTTAATCGATAtatggacttacaatcctatattacttgtcgaccacgtatacttgtgtgtgcgtttgggagcaacaagttaCTATCCCAACTACTGGTGGAGGTTGCAAACcagtatgggaacacttacaatcccaaCTACTGGTGGAGGTTGCTCAGCCACCGCCTCTTTAGTTGGCTTCTCTgactcctttgatttttctcattttgactCTATAGTGGTCGGCTTCTCATAAAAGGTCACTTGTTTTCTCTTTTTCGACTAGACTTCTTCTAATTGTCTCTCAGTTCTTCTATaacttaaagtatatatatttatatgtatatcgccttATGTTTTACTCATGTTTCGTGGATTTCGGATGTAAAATATGTTGATTTATATTAATTCGCGGTGTTTTTATGTGTAGAAATCATCCGGAAGCAATTAGGGGTgaaaggtgcgagattagagccaaaaGAGTTGAAAAAAGAAAACCCCGGATTTtcagcgccacaggtagcgtggagCGCCACCTGTGGCGCCAGAGGCAGAATGATCAAGAAGCCCAGCACCAGCGTAGGGAGCTGGGCTGGACACTGGCGACGGAAGTTGTCCAATTTtgcccgggacaaggttatttcggcccaagACCTACCCAACGCGTATAAAAGCAAGACAAAACATATTTTTAGAGGGGGGAACGCCACTTTGAATAAGGAATACACACGAGAAACATTCAGGAGAGAAGAGatctcagttttcttcatcttttcttagtattttcgaTTATCCTAACACTTATGAAATTGTTTGAtactatcatgagtggctaaaacccatagttctggggttgtgatttagccatgaatattgttgtttaacgttAACTTAACCTTGATTTTAATTCactaatatatggttgtttctttaattttgtgattaattgcttaattgtctggccagcagttaggttctatttactatctatgttatgcttgggaaagccatgtttagataagaaaagaattgaagagagcacgATCTTAACTTTGAGGGGGAGAGGGGGCGGATttatggttaggataggaatatacctagtcaccgtgcttaattaaatatcgtaatatTAATgcattcttaatagattgatttcataggaatataggcgttaatctattttgaataggcgagtagtactttggGAGAAGGCAACGAGAGCAATTGtttgattaattagcaaccatgagtgaattgcatgaaagggagagttaactagaacataataggattggtgaaccgatcacaaccctggaatatttgtctctaTTGAATACATAATAATCATTTTGCTGCTTGATAATGTAGTTACTAGTTAGAATTATTGTTTAGTAAAATCACACTTTTGAACTCGGATTGGctcgactgaataacaatcttggtaAAATTAGTGGGTAGTTAATACAAGTCTATGTGGGTTTGATACTCAACTTATCGTTTTATTACTTGCACGATCATATATACTTGCGTGTAAGTTTGGGAGCAacaaatttttggcgccgttgccggaaaGTTGAATATTGACTACTTTCTAGTTTTTGCTTTAATTGTTTATTTCGTCAAGTCTAATGTTACTTGATTGTTGCTCTGCTCTTAGGAACTTTGATTGAATGCGAAGGGTCAGAAGCCAGGATAGACTTCAAGGCTTTGACCCCGAACCTGAGAGGACATTTCATAGGAGGTTGAGGGAAACAAAGGATACAAATAATCTTCAggcacttgttcaatttcttgtGAACATGGCAGAGGAGAAACATATGGTTGTTCAGGAGGTGACGATGCccagcattgctaatgtcacctccaGCATTGTGAAGCCTAGAATCACTGGGCACTTTGAGCTTAAATAGAGCATGATCCAGCTACTTCATATGAACGGGCAGTTTATGGGTCTTCCACACGAGGATCCACAACATCATATCCTGAATTTcttggagattagtgatactGACATCACTAACGGTGTCACTCCAGACTATGTGAGGCTCACTCTTTTTCCGTTCTCTCTGTTGGGCGAAGCAAAGCGATGGCTGAAAGCAGAACCAGCAAACTCtattacatcatggaatgatCTGGCAAGGAAATTTCTGGTAAGATTCTTCCCTTCAGGCAAAACTGCAAAAATCAGAAGTGAGATAGTCGCCATCAAACAGAAAGCGGGGGAGTCTTTATACTTCGCTTAGGAGAGGTTCAAAGGGCTGCTCAGAGACTATCCTCATCACAATCAGACAAACGAAGTGTTAGCTCACACTTTCATAGAAGGGCTACATCCTGAGACAAAGATTGTGGTAGATGCTGCAGCTGGAGGTCAAGTGTTGGAGAAAAGCTTTGATGAGATATATGCGttattgaacaaattctccaaaagcaATCCTGATTGGCAAGGAGAGATGGGCAGACACACAGTGCAAAAATCTGCAGGGAGTTGGATGTCGTCTCGGTATTATCGGCACAGATTTCCACATTGACCAACCAAGTCAATCAGATGACCTTGGTTATTAACAAGCAACAAGCTCAGCATGTGCAACAAGTCCAATTGTTTTGCGAAGTATGTGGAGAGGGTCATACGAGCGACTTATGCCCAGTTAATCCTGAGTCTGTCTATTTTGTGGGTAATGCAAATAGTGGCCAGACAAACcagtatgggaacacttacaatcccaaCTGGAGGAACCACCCAAACTTCTCTTGGGTTGGAAACCAATGTGCTCAGAATCAATACTGACCACAAGCACCTCAATAACAATATAGACCACCTCAGGCTGAACAACATGCAAACTCTCCAAGTCACCTTGAGGAAATGATAAAGAAATTGATGGCTGACCAGCAAACCCACACAATATAGATGATAAAGAAAGTGATGGCTGACCAGCAGGCCCAAGCCACAACAATGAGAAATTTGGAGCGCTAAATGGGATAACTTGCTAGTGCCCAAAATACTCAACCAGTTAGAGCTCTTCCAAGTGACACTGAGGCTAATCCTAAGGCATCCATTAATGTTGTGTCATTGAGGAATGGGAGACAATTAAAAGAAGTCCAGTCGAAAAAGAGAAAATAAGTGACCTTTAATGAGAAGCCGGCCACTATAGAGTCAAAATCAGAAAAATCAAAAGAGTCAAAGAAGCCAGCTGGAGAGGCGGTGGCTGAGCAACCTCTACCAGTAATTGCAAGGACACCACCACCGTTCCCTCAAAGATTGCAGAAAGTGAAGGATAATGCCGCGTATAAAaattttcttgatattttgaagtAGGTACAAATCAATATTCCACTGGTAGACATCCTGCAAGAAGTTCCTAAATATGCAAAATACATCAAGGACATAGTGAAAATAAGAGGAGATTGACCGAATTCGAAACTGTAGCACTCACTAAGGAATGTAGCTCTAGAATCCAAAACAAGCTACCTCATAAATTGAAGGATCCGGGTAGTTTTACTATCCAAATTTTGATTGGTAAGCATGCAGTCGGGCGAACTTTGTGTGATCTTGGAGCGAGCATCAATTTGATGCCACTATCTGTGTTCAGACAGTTGGGGTTAGGTGAGCCACGCCTAATAACGGTGATCTTACAATTGGCTAATCGCTCCCTTGCTCATCTaaaaggagtgattgaagatgtgttagttcaaaTGGGTTCTTTCATATTCCCTGCCGATTTCATTATCTTGGACTACGAGCCTGATCAGGAGGTCCCATTTATTTTGGGTTATCCATTCTTAGCCACGGGCCGAGCTATTATTGATGTATGCGAAGGAAAGATAACGATGAGAGTAGGTGATCGTGTGGAGGTATTTAACATGTATAAAGCACTCAGATTGCCAGCCCACTATAAAGAGATATCCATGATTGCTGTAGTGGAAGGCAATACTACGTCATTGGTGCCTTATATGAGCCCCATAGATACTCTTGAACGAGTTTTGATATGGAATGAAGAAGATAGTGAAGATGAGATGATGGGCAAAATTGAGCAAGTACTTGATATGTCATGTAATATGTCCATGGGTTTAGGAGGTTTGAAGAGTTGGGAAGTCCTGTTACTATGACCCTTCCTAACCCAtctattgaagaagctccaaagctAGAGCTAAATCCCCTTCCAGCGCATCTGCGATATGTTTATTTGGGAAAATCTGAAACATTGCCAGTAATTATATCGTCCAGCCTGACTAATGTACAAGAAGGAAAATTGCTCAGAATACTTCGCAAGCATAAAAAAGGCTATAGGGTGGACAATTGCTGACATCATGGGAATCAATCCATCgttttgcatgcataaaatctttCTGGAAGATGGACACCGCCCCAGTGTTGAGCAACAA from Nicotiana tomentosiformis chromosome 11, ASM39032v3, whole genome shotgun sequence encodes:
- the LOC104086153 gene encoding uncharacterized protein; its protein translation is MPTLNLFTNVPVDAVVASDILKDATKAVAKIIGKPESYVMILLNGGVPIAFAGTEAPAAYGELISIGGLGPGVNGKLSSTIAEILQTKLSIDSNRFYIKFYDSPRQYFGFNGSTF